The following coding sequences lie in one Flagellimonas eckloniae genomic window:
- a CDS encoding SLC13 family permease, translating into MEKSKIAGLILGPIAFLILSNLPFELVSQKGDPVIAVAIWMLIWWITEAVSISVTALLPLLLFPLLKILPIAEVGANYGSPIVFLFFGGFVMALALEKVNLHKRIALNIIRLTGTTPNKVILGFMIATASLSMWISNTASTVVMLPIALSVINLLINDEDGFTKNDKNFALSVMLGIAFSANAGGIATVIGTPPNSVLIGLLESQYNTEISFLKWMTLGLPFSIVMVGICYLVLVKWMFPNRDLQFNASKKIIQTELQKLGPTSGKEKMVLAIFGVTVFLWIFRTLINGIFPNLGLSDTMISIFAAIAFFAIPYNVKKGDFIIKWKDTSKLAWGILILFGGGLALAKGMSTSGIVDMVANAIAASEISILLTASLLILLMLFMTELMSNVALVAVLAPVVAGIAIGLDIPILYLLIPVTIASSCAFMLPMATPPNAIVFASGYVKIPQMARVGIILNLIAVGLLILVFQFVLPFLF; encoded by the coding sequence ATGGAAAAATCCAAAATTGCTGGACTCATTCTAGGTCCAATTGCCTTTTTAATACTATCCAATCTACCATTTGAATTAGTTTCCCAAAAAGGAGACCCTGTTATAGCCGTAGCAATATGGATGCTTATCTGGTGGATTACTGAAGCTGTTTCTATTTCCGTAACCGCACTTTTACCTCTATTGCTTTTTCCACTACTTAAAATATTACCCATTGCAGAAGTAGGAGCCAATTACGGCAGCCCAATTGTTTTTTTATTTTTTGGGGGATTTGTCATGGCCTTGGCTCTTGAAAAAGTAAACTTGCACAAGCGTATTGCGTTAAATATAATACGCCTTACAGGCACTACACCAAACAAGGTAATCCTTGGTTTTATGATTGCCACGGCATCCCTCAGCATGTGGATTAGCAATACGGCGAGTACCGTAGTCATGCTGCCTATTGCACTGTCTGTTATCAATTTATTGATAAACGATGAAGATGGTTTTACAAAAAATGATAAAAATTTTGCATTGAGCGTCATGCTTGGTATAGCATTTTCCGCAAATGCAGGTGGAATAGCTACGGTCATAGGCACTCCGCCAAACTCGGTTTTGATAGGCCTGCTTGAAAGTCAGTATAACACCGAAATTTCTTTTTTAAAATGGATGACCCTTGGGCTTCCATTTTCAATAGTCATGGTTGGCATTTGTTATTTGGTTTTGGTAAAATGGATGTTTCCCAATAGGGATTTACAATTCAATGCTTCAAAAAAAATTATTCAAACAGAACTTCAGAAACTTGGGCCTACCTCGGGAAAGGAAAAAATGGTTTTGGCCATTTTTGGGGTTACGGTGTTTCTCTGGATTTTTAGGACCCTGATCAACGGCATATTCCCCAATCTTGGACTTTCAGATACCATGATCAGTATATTTGCCGCTATAGCATTTTTTGCCATTCCCTACAACGTAAAAAAAGGAGATTTCATTATTAAATGGAAGGATACATCTAAATTAGCCTGGGGTATTTTGATTCTTTTTGGTGGCGGACTCGCCCTTGCCAAGGGAATGTCTACCAGTGGAATTGTGGATATGGTCGCTAATGCTATAGCCGCAAGTGAGATTAGCATTTTACTCACGGCTTCTTTATTGATATTGTTGATGTTGTTTATGACAGAACTCATGAGCAATGTAGCACTGGTTGCCGTTTTGGCTCCAGTAGTCGCTGGTATTGCCATTGGACTTGATATTCCAATACTTTATTTATTGATTCCCGTGACCATTGCAAGTAGCTGTGCTTTTATGCTTCCTATGGCAACCCCTCCCAATGCCATTGTATTTGCTAGTGGCTATGTGAAGATTCCTCAAATGGCCAGAGTTGGCATTATTTTAAACCTTATTGCAGTAGGGCTGTTGATCTTGGTATTCCAATTTGTTCTTCCCTTTCTATTCTAA
- a CDS encoding TonB-dependent receptor domain-containing protein: MKKSMVSGSFRFQMPHIKPNWKMRLSFLLTFFIICQLTANTMYSQKKVRFDFENVPMKQILNEIKNQSGFKFFYNVNEIDDNKKISLKASDEQIFRVLDRLALQERLQYAINGNQIVLKKNVAENVEDSKEKEQQEIRGSVKDEGGNPLPGTNILVKGTTNGTQVDFDGNFILEVADNNAILVVSYLGFKTAEISVNGQTVIDIILVEDAARLEDVVVVGSRNPNRTATETTVPVDVIDVETIANQGPQVSVTQILNYVAPSFTSQSQTVSDGTDHIDPASLRGLGPDQVLVLINGKRRHTTALINVNGTVGAGSVGTDMNSIPAAAIQRIEVLRDGAAAQYGSDAIAGVINIVLKKSTGKLDLSLTTGANFSENSNQFDGGSDGEKFQLDANYGLPIGDNGYINFTGSLSTREPALRNKDYAGDIFQGFHGAERVFAAGGGVVADMTLQDYANAAQGISYLDQTVKDEIAGLNLNDATDVDTFRGLLGFDADEDELAARGLTREDFRFKVGTSRLREGKFFANMSIPVSETTEIYGFGGISYRQGLASGFYRRPAQGDGRANTPAFPNGFLPNIGTDILDQSLAIGIRGKVNEWDVDFSNTYGRNTFDITVGNSSNGTLGVATPRSFDAGGLGFSQNTTNLDFNRFYEDIFEGFNAAFGAEYKVEKYEIIAGEESSYTSYDINGNPVTSVTPDDQLVVNNFTGAPLGGGAQVFRGYDPGNATEKFRNNISLYADFEADFTKNWLLSLAGRYENYSDFGSTFNYKLATRIKLSENLALRAASSSGFRAPSLHQQFFSRTSTVFVDNVPFEQGTFTNDSRAASLIGIDKLREETSNSFSAGLTAKFGDFTITVDGYLINIDDRIVYSGSFGNGGDPELTGIFESAGATSARFFVNAIDTKSSGLDIVLSHKANLGDVILKNDFAATFNKTEVENIFVPELIENAGLSGSFFDGQEEAFLTLAQPRTKLNLTNLISYNSWDFMLRNVYFGEVTDPDDFNGDARVEGTTVSDDAIYAGKLVTDLTVTKTFTENLSLTVGANNLLDVYPDENREGGTSGNQFVYSRRTSQFGYSGRYLFARLRFSL; this comes from the coding sequence ATGAAAAAAAGCATGGTTTCGGGGTCGTTTCGTTTTCAAATGCCCCACATTAAACCCAATTGGAAAATGAGATTAAGTTTTTTACTTACTTTCTTTATTATTTGCCAGCTTACTGCGAACACTATGTATTCGCAGAAAAAGGTACGCTTTGATTTTGAAAATGTACCTATGAAACAAATCTTGAACGAAATCAAAAATCAGTCAGGATTTAAGTTCTTCTATAACGTTAATGAGATTGACGATAACAAAAAAATCTCTTTAAAAGCCTCTGATGAGCAGATATTCAGGGTTTTGGACAGACTTGCTCTTCAAGAAAGGTTACAATATGCAATCAATGGAAATCAAATTGTCCTCAAAAAAAATGTTGCTGAAAATGTTGAGGACTCAAAAGAAAAAGAACAGCAAGAGATTCGCGGTTCTGTAAAGGACGAAGGTGGAAATCCATTGCCCGGAACCAACATTCTGGTAAAAGGCACCACAAATGGAACCCAGGTGGATTTTGATGGAAATTTCATCCTTGAGGTTGCTGACAACAACGCAATTCTTGTCGTTTCCTATCTCGGTTTCAAAACCGCTGAAATATCTGTCAACGGACAAACAGTCATTGATATCATTCTTGTCGAGGACGCTGCAAGATTAGAGGACGTTGTGGTAGTGGGATCTAGAAATCCCAATCGAACCGCAACGGAAACTACGGTTCCCGTTGATGTGATTGATGTTGAGACAATAGCAAACCAAGGTCCACAGGTTAGTGTAACCCAAATTTTGAACTATGTTGCCCCTTCTTTCACATCACAATCACAGACAGTCTCCGATGGAACAGATCATATTGACCCAGCTTCACTTCGTGGGTTAGGTCCAGATCAAGTGCTTGTATTAATCAACGGAAAAAGAAGACATACTACCGCATTAATCAATGTAAACGGTACAGTGGGTGCTGGAAGCGTAGGGACGGATATGAATTCCATTCCAGCTGCAGCCATTCAGCGTATTGAAGTTCTAAGGGATGGAGCGGCTGCCCAATATGGTTCCGATGCCATTGCCGGGGTCATCAATATAGTGCTGAAAAAATCTACTGGAAAATTGGACCTCTCATTGACCACAGGTGCTAATTTCAGTGAAAACAGTAATCAATTTGATGGAGGAAGTGATGGAGAAAAATTTCAATTGGATGCCAACTACGGACTACCAATTGGAGATAACGGGTATATTAACTTTACAGGTTCACTTTCTACGCGGGAACCGGCATTACGAAACAAAGACTATGCTGGAGATATCTTTCAGGGATTTCATGGTGCTGAGCGAGTTTTTGCTGCAGGAGGAGGTGTTGTGGCAGACATGACGCTTCAAGATTATGCAAATGCAGCTCAAGGTATTAGCTATTTGGACCAGACAGTAAAAGATGAAATAGCTGGCCTTAACCTTAATGATGCAACTGATGTTGATACTTTTCGAGGTTTGCTTGGCTTTGATGCAGATGAGGATGAACTTGCAGCTAGAGGACTCACCCGAGAAGATTTTAGGTTTAAGGTCGGAACCTCACGACTCAGGGAAGGGAAGTTTTTTGCTAATATGTCCATTCCAGTTTCAGAAACAACAGAAATTTACGGTTTTGGTGGGATAAGCTATCGCCAAGGATTGGCTTCTGGTTTCTATCGCAGACCTGCGCAGGGTGATGGTCGAGCCAATACACCTGCATTTCCAAATGGTTTTTTACCTAACATTGGAACCGATATTTTGGATCAGTCGTTAGCAATTGGAATACGAGGCAAGGTCAATGAATGGGATGTTGATTTTTCCAATACCTACGGTAGAAACACCTTTGATATTACCGTGGGCAATTCAAGCAACGGAACCCTAGGTGTAGCCACCCCACGTTCATTCGATGCCGGTGGTCTAGGGTTTTCCCAAAACACTACTAACCTGGATTTCAACAGGTTCTATGAGGACATTTTTGAAGGTTTCAATGCTGCCTTTGGTGCAGAGTACAAGGTTGAAAAATATGAGATTATCGCAGGAGAAGAATCATCATATACCAGTTACGATATTAATGGAAACCCTGTTACCAGTGTTACTCCAGATGACCAATTGGTGGTGAATAATTTCACTGGGGCTCCTTTAGGTGGGGGTGCACAAGTTTTTAGAGGGTATGATCCAGGAAATGCCACTGAAAAATTCAGAAATAATATTTCACTTTATGCGGATTTTGAAGCAGATTTTACTAAAAACTGGCTATTGAGCCTAGCGGGAAGATATGAGAACTATTCAGATTTTGGGAGCACGTTCAATTATAAACTTGCCACACGAATAAAGTTATCTGAGAATCTTGCTTTGAGGGCTGCAAGTAGTTCTGGTTTTAGGGCACCTTCACTCCATCAACAATTTTTTAGCCGGACCAGTACCGTATTTGTGGACAATGTTCCCTTTGAACAAGGAACCTTTACTAATGACAGTAGGGCGGCTTCATTAATAGGGATAGACAAGCTGCGGGAAGAGACTTCAAACAGTTTCAGTGCGGGTCTCACGGCAAAGTTTGGCGATTTTACCATTACTGTCGATGGTTATCTTATCAATATAGATGATCGCATTGTATATAGTGGGAGTTTTGGAAACGGTGGTGACCCCGAACTCACTGGAATTTTTGAGTCGGCGGGTGCAACAAGTGCGCGTTTCTTTGTTAACGCCATAGATACTAAATCCTCAGGTTTGGATATTGTGCTTTCACATAAGGCCAACTTGGGAGATGTTATTTTAAAAAATGATTTTGCAGCCACATTCAACAAAACAGAGGTAGAGAACATATTTGTTCCTGAATTAATTGAAAATGCAGGACTAAGCGGTTCGTTCTTTGATGGACAGGAAGAGGCTTTTTTAACGCTGGCCCAACCTAGGACTAAACTCAATCTTACGAATTTGATTTCTTATAATTCCTGGGATTTTATGTTGAGAAACGTATATTTTGGTGAAGTAACGGATCCAGATGATTTTAATGGAGATGCACGCGTAGAAGGAACTACCGTGAGCGATGATGCCATTTATGCTGGTAAATTGGTTACGGACCTTACGGTAACCAAAACTTTTACTGAAAACCTTTCACTTACGGTTGGCGCAAATAACCTTTTAGATGTATACCCAGATGAAAACCGGGAAGGTGGAACCTCTGGAAATCAGTTTGTGTACTCCAGGAGAACCTCACAATTTGGATATAGCGGCCGATATCTGTTCGCAAGATTAAGATTTAGCTTGTAG
- a CDS encoding FecR family protein produces MQDINVLIEKFLARTISINERKILKKWVLQNKENLEFFKGEIRKRSEGTLYHHFDESQAFESFLTTINKKQSHKMRYNAILKYAAIFIGLMSLGYLAFQINNSPSSQMDTITSTGNTGKENNIIISLADGTQQIISSTGETLLTDKNGKTVARKKGQGLDFRQQDPQNSQNLVFNEIYVPYGQTFTITLSDGTKVWLNAGTRLRFPQNLNTISQNRVVYLDGEAYFDVTKDEKRPFIVNAQNIDIKVLGTQFNVTAYESDDNIATTLVEGSVNVYENSNPDAKVLLRPNYQTAFIRSSGAFSTQKVDTRIFTSWMEHKLIIDNLTFDQILKKLERAHNVIIVNNALHLKNEVYKGEFDNERIENILNIIASSTPFNYTIENNVITISK; encoded by the coding sequence ATGCAAGATATAAATGTTTTAATTGAAAAGTTCCTAGCGCGGACCATTTCAATAAATGAGCGAAAAATACTCAAAAAATGGGTGCTCCAAAACAAAGAAAATTTGGAGTTTTTTAAAGGTGAAATTCGAAAACGTTCCGAAGGAACCTTGTACCACCATTTTGATGAGAGCCAAGCTTTTGAATCGTTTTTGACAACAATCAATAAGAAGCAGTCCCATAAAATGAGATACAATGCTATACTTAAGTACGCTGCAATCTTTATTGGATTAATGTCTTTGGGCTATTTGGCATTTCAAATAAATAATTCTCCTTCATCTCAAATGGATACGATCACCAGCACAGGAAATACAGGAAAAGAAAACAACATTATCATTTCACTTGCGGATGGCACCCAACAAATCATTTCTTCCACGGGTGAAACCTTGCTCACAGATAAAAATGGAAAGACCGTGGCCAGAAAAAAAGGTCAAGGTCTTGATTTTAGACAACAGGATCCACAGAATTCACAAAATCTGGTTTTTAACGAGATTTATGTCCCCTATGGCCAAACCTTTACGATTACCCTATCTGACGGAACCAAAGTATGGTTGAATGCAGGTACCCGTCTACGGTTTCCACAAAACTTAAACACGATCTCCCAAAACAGAGTGGTTTATTTGGATGGAGAAGCTTATTTTGATGTTACCAAGGATGAGAAAAGACCGTTTATTGTAAATGCACAGAACATAGATATAAAAGTACTTGGCACCCAGTTCAATGTTACCGCCTACGAATCGGATGACAATATTGCCACCACTTTGGTTGAAGGTTCTGTAAATGTTTACGAAAACTCCAACCCTGATGCAAAAGTTCTACTCCGCCCCAATTACCAGACAGCATTTATTAGAAGTAGTGGAGCCTTTTCAACCCAAAAGGTAGATACCAGAATATTCACCAGTTGGATGGAGCATAAACTAATCATTGACAATTTGACCTTTGACCAGATTCTTAAAAAACTGGAAAGAGCCCATAATGTTATCATCGTCAACAACGCTTTGCATTTAAAAAACGAAGTATATAAGGGAGAGTTTGATAACGAACGTATTGAGAATATTCTCAACATCATTGCATCGAGTACACCATTTAACTATACAATTGAAAACAATGTAATCACAATTTCAAAATAG
- a CDS encoding RNA polymerase sigma factor, whose product MEDPILIGKLKQGDIHAYEYLFDHYYDWLCNYIFKLSGNRNLSKDIVQDVMVRIWEKRNQINIKSSIKSYLFKSCHNQFLMHVRREKKQPDLLDKIRWDTIYNSYFEKQEDDVYPKTARLKLDELLDKLPPKCKEIFIMNKLERRKYREIAEDMGISIKTVENQMSKALRIIRENASMLML is encoded by the coding sequence ATGGAGGATCCAATACTTATTGGGAAATTGAAGCAGGGAGATATTCATGCTTATGAATATCTTTTTGATCATTACTATGATTGGCTTTGTAACTATATTTTTAAACTTTCAGGGAACAGGAATCTTTCGAAGGATATAGTGCAAGATGTGATGGTGAGGATTTGGGAGAAAAGAAATCAAATCAATATTAAGAGCTCTATAAAGAGCTACCTCTTTAAATCTTGCCACAATCAATTTTTAATGCATGTAAGAAGAGAGAAGAAGCAACCAGATCTTTTGGATAAAATCCGATGGGATACCATCTACAATAGTTATTTCGAAAAACAGGAAGATGATGTTTATCCTAAAACAGCCCGACTAAAACTTGACGAATTGCTTGACAAACTTCCTCCTAAATGCAAAGAGATTTTTATTATGAACAAGTTAGAGCGTCGCAAATACCGTGAAATAGCTGAAGATATGGGTATATCCATTAAAACTGTCGAAAATCAAATGTCAAAGGCGCTCCGCATAATTAGAGAGAACGCTTCCATGCTAATGTTATAA
- a CDS encoding DUF6999 family protein: protein MDNQFDIRNHDTRDPNPWLAMYLDSSIPINTLTKQALMRDNNSRSTRYFLPFIKFWSKISMFFIHIFKFFFPKFFNSSKALHRILAWGLKRFVSPDANLLIFRHFHAGSEILEFIAKNVDGIQVTTSPLKPYDFDGVKDDLFLNHDLNLYNFVIKLNSELKEKGLGIHKQKNLNLDMISENQFNHIQFPKKWTNVLDLRSAIELFTPFYQLFLTANDFVRASNSLQLDETVAIYTTQILGTPGHLGLVNNKHPMVPTSTYTAAYRLVLHGLATETLHEILVNIKLDKSKDGVVTPA, encoded by the coding sequence ATGGACAATCAATTTGACATAAGAAATCATGATACCAGAGACCCGAATCCCTGGTTAGCTATGTATTTGGACAGCAGTATCCCCATAAATACGTTGACCAAGCAGGCCTTAATGCGGGATAACAATAGTAGATCTACACGATATTTTCTTCCCTTCATCAAGTTTTGGTCAAAAATATCGATGTTCTTTATCCATATTTTCAAGTTTTTCTTTCCCAAATTTTTCAATTCATCCAAAGCACTTCACCGTATATTAGCTTGGGGATTGAAGCGTTTTGTAAGCCCAGATGCCAACCTGCTGATTTTTCGTCATTTTCATGCAGGAAGCGAGATTTTGGAATTCATTGCCAAAAATGTAGATGGCATTCAAGTAACAACAAGCCCTTTAAAACCATACGATTTTGATGGTGTAAAAGATGATCTTTTCTTAAATCATGATTTAAACTTATATAATTTCGTAATTAAACTGAACAGTGAGCTGAAGGAAAAAGGTCTGGGAATTCACAAACAAAAAAACCTGAATCTGGATATGATTTCCGAAAATCAGTTTAACCATATCCAATTTCCAAAGAAATGGACAAACGTTTTGGACCTTAGATCTGCAATCGAATTATTTACCCCCTTTTATCAATTGTTTCTTACCGCAAATGACTTTGTCAGGGCTTCAAATTCATTGCAATTGGACGAAACTGTTGCCATTTACACCACACAAATATTAGGAACGCCTGGTCATTTAGGCTTGGTAAACAACAAACATCCCATGGTGCCAACTTCAACATATACCGCTGCTTATCGATTGGTTTTACACGGCTTGGCGACCGAAACTTTACATGAAATCTTGGTCAACATTAAGCTTGATAAGTCCAAAGACGGTGTGGTGACTCCAGCCTAA
- a CDS encoding beta-ketoacyl-ACP synthase III, which translates to MEEVYINALGTYLPNDPISNEEMEEYLGKINGKESRAKSKILSQNGIKNRHYALDKNQKSTHTNAQLAANASKAALKRSGLLENNLQLICTGTTQGDLPVPGFASLVHAELDANHCELANFQSVCASGIMAVKNAYLQIKAMEKQNALCVGSEFASRLFKASRFEAQKQKSIPFDTEFLRWMLSDGAGAMVLENKPNTNGLSLKIEWVDIKSHAHEQPLCMYVGQMDQPDGPLKGWLDYPDYETASSAGAINLKQNTRLLNKVVEVGVAHYFELIDQEKIVTENIDWLCCHYSSLYFKEPIQELLKKGGAHIPEEKWFSNLTSKGNTGAASIFIMLEELMYSGKLKENDTIICMVPESGRFITSFMKLTVVGNSKNTAPKYAIRKVEAPDLNVDSNPTSEWLVRQLTQIWIDFENKLLEVPIVKQIHQGTLSLDNYKLLLFDLRQQVIDGSQWISRAASNIDIGLFELRSAFIKHTATEHKDYQLLEKNYVALGETLEKIQLGQKNIGSTALSAFMFQQASKPNPIDLLGAMFIIEGIGKRLAGYWGNLIQDQLELEDNQVSFLTYHGVADENHFHRLEEALNHPLMNMELAKEIAKTAKTTALLYHLQLKELGNY; encoded by the coding sequence ATGGAAGAGGTTTATATCAATGCCTTAGGCACATACTTACCAAATGACCCCATTTCTAACGAGGAGATGGAAGAATATCTAGGTAAAATAAATGGTAAAGAAAGTAGGGCCAAATCGAAGATTCTTAGCCAGAATGGAATCAAAAACCGGCACTATGCACTGGATAAAAACCAGAAAAGCACCCATACCAATGCACAATTAGCGGCCAATGCCTCAAAAGCCGCACTTAAAAGAAGTGGCCTTTTAGAAAATAATCTGCAATTAATCTGTACGGGCACTACCCAAGGAGATCTGCCCGTACCGGGTTTTGCTAGTTTGGTACACGCCGAACTTGATGCCAATCATTGCGAACTGGCCAATTTTCAAAGTGTTTGTGCCAGTGGAATCATGGCCGTTAAAAATGCCTACCTCCAAATTAAGGCAATGGAAAAACAGAATGCGCTATGTGTTGGGAGCGAATTTGCCAGTAGACTTTTCAAGGCATCAAGATTTGAGGCCCAAAAACAGAAATCCATCCCTTTTGATACCGAATTTCTAAGATGGATGTTGTCCGATGGTGCAGGGGCAATGGTCCTAGAGAATAAACCCAATACAAACGGACTTTCGCTTAAGATAGAATGGGTAGACATTAAATCACATGCCCACGAACAACCCTTGTGTATGTATGTAGGGCAAATGGACCAACCAGATGGACCTTTAAAAGGGTGGCTGGACTATCCGGATTATGAAACAGCTTCCAGTGCGGGAGCCATCAACCTAAAACAAAATACCCGTCTTTTAAACAAAGTGGTTGAAGTTGGTGTGGCCCATTATTTTGAACTTATTGATCAAGAAAAAATAGTTACTGAAAATATTGATTGGCTCTGTTGCCATTATTCTTCGCTCTATTTTAAAGAACCCATTCAGGAGTTGTTAAAAAAAGGAGGCGCCCATATTCCAGAGGAAAAATGGTTCAGTAATCTTACGAGCAAGGGAAATACAGGTGCAGCTTCAATTTTTATAATGTTGGAAGAGTTAATGTATTCGGGGAAATTGAAGGAGAATGACACCATTATTTGTATGGTGCCGGAAAGTGGCCGGTTTATTACCTCTTTTATGAAACTCACCGTAGTAGGGAATTCCAAAAATACCGCACCAAAGTATGCCATTAGAAAAGTAGAGGCCCCAGATTTAAATGTTGATAGCAACCCAACATCGGAATGGTTGGTACGGCAACTAACTCAAATCTGGATTGATTTTGAAAATAAACTACTGGAAGTTCCTATCGTTAAACAGATTCATCAAGGTACCTTAAGTCTTGACAATTACAAACTACTCTTATTTGACTTAAGGCAACAAGTAATTGATGGTTCGCAATGGATTTCCAGGGCAGCATCAAATATTGATATTGGTCTATTTGAATTACGATCAGCTTTTATAAAACATACCGCCACTGAACACAAAGATTATCAGCTACTGGAAAAAAACTATGTGGCTCTTGGTGAAACTTTGGAAAAAATACAACTAGGCCAAAAAAACATAGGAAGCACAGCCTTATCTGCCTTTATGTTTCAACAAGCCAGCAAACCTAACCCTATTGATTTGTTAGGTGCCATGTTTATTATTGAAGGTATTGGAAAACGGCTTGCCGGGTATTGGGGAAATCTTATTCAGGATCAACTTGAACTAGAGGATAATCAGGTTTCTTTTTTGACGTATCATGGAGTAGCCGATGAGAATCATTTTCACCGATTGGAAGAAGCCTTAAACCATCCGTTAATGAACATGGAGCTGGCCAAGGAAATAGCAAAAACCGCAAAAACCACCGCTCTCCTATATCATTTACAACTGAAAGAGTTGGGAAATTATTAA
- the lysS gene encoding lysine--tRNA ligase: MQLSEQEIVRREKLTKLREMGINPYPAALYPVDATSKSIKDDFKEGKQVVISGRLMSRRIQGKASFAELQDSEGRIQVYFNRDEICPNEDKTLYNEVYKKLLDIGDIIGIEGELFTTQVGEKTVMVKNFTILCKTLRPLPLPKQDADGNVYDEFNDPEQRYRQRYVDLVVNPSVKETFIKRTKITNSIREFYNEKGYLEVETPILQPIPGGAAARPFLTHHNALNIPLYLRIANELYLKRLIVGGFDGVYEFSKDFRNEGMDRTHNPEFTVMELYVAYKDYHWMMDTTEQLLEKIALDATGGTKVTVGENEIEFKAPYARVPILEAIKIHTGHDVAGMEENELREVAKSLGIEVDDTMGVGKLIDEIFGEKCENHYVQPTFITDYPKEMSPLTKEHRDNPALTERFELMVNGKELANCYSELNDPIDQRERFEEQLRLSEKGDDEAMFIDQDFLRALEYGMPPTSGIGIGIDRLVMLMTNNSSIQEVLFFPQMRPEKKAVELTEEEKIIMDILKPVGEIPLSELKQQAGLSGKKWDKSTKNLAKLGLFEVEKTETALLAKLKG; encoded by the coding sequence ATGCAACTATCGGAACAGGAAATCGTTCGAAGGGAAAAATTAACCAAGCTCAGGGAAATGGGAATCAACCCATATCCTGCGGCATTGTATCCAGTTGATGCCACTTCAAAGAGCATCAAAGACGATTTTAAAGAGGGCAAACAGGTAGTGATTTCCGGTAGATTAATGTCCAGAAGAATTCAGGGCAAAGCCTCCTTTGCAGAATTACAAGATAGTGAGGGACGAATTCAAGTCTATTTTAATAGGGATGAAATCTGCCCAAATGAAGATAAGACGCTATATAATGAGGTGTACAAAAAACTATTGGACATTGGGGATATTATAGGCATAGAAGGTGAACTTTTTACCACTCAAGTAGGCGAGAAAACAGTCATGGTAAAGAACTTTACTATTCTTTGTAAAACACTTCGTCCGCTTCCATTACCAAAACAAGACGCAGACGGAAACGTTTATGATGAATTTAATGACCCTGAACAACGCTACCGCCAACGCTATGTGGATTTGGTTGTAAATCCGTCCGTAAAAGAAACCTTTATCAAGCGCACAAAAATCACGAACAGTATTCGTGAGTTTTATAATGAAAAAGGGTATTTGGAAGTAGAAACCCCCATTTTGCAACCGATTCCCGGAGGTGCAGCGGCACGACCTTTTTTAACTCATCACAATGCATTGAACATTCCATTGTATTTACGAATTGCCAATGAATTGTATCTAAAACGGTTGATTGTTGGTGGTTTTGATGGCGTTTATGAGTTTTCAAAGGATTTCAGAAATGAGGGTATGGATCGCACCCATAACCCGGAGTTCACAGTTATGGAACTCTATGTAGCCTATAAGGATTACCATTGGATGATGGATACTACGGAGCAACTATTGGAAAAAATAGCCCTGGATGCCACAGGAGGTACAAAAGTTACTGTGGGAGAAAATGAAATAGAATTTAAAGCTCCATATGCTCGAGTTCCAATTTTGGAAGCCATTAAAATACATACTGGTCATGATGTGGCTGGAATGGAGGAAAATGAGCTAAGAGAGGTTGCCAAAAGTCTTGGAATTGAGGTTGACGACACGATGGGCGTTGGTAAATTGATAGATGAAATTTTTGGTGAAAAATGTGAAAATCACTATGTGCAGCCTACCTTTATAACGGACTATCCAAAGGAAATGAGTCCTCTTACAAAAGAGCATCGCGATAACCCTGCATTGACCGAACGTTTTGAGTTGATGGTGAATGGTAAAGAGTTGGCAAATTGTTATTCGGAATTAAATGATCCCATTGACCAACGCGAACGTTTTGAAGAGCAATTGCGACTTTCAGAAAAAGGCGACGATGAAGCCATGTTTATTGATCAAGATTTTCTACGCGCATTAGAATATGGAATGCCTCCAACCTCTGGTATCGGCATTGGAATTGATCGTTTGGTGATGCTAATGACCAACAATTCATCAATTCAAGAAGTTTTGTTCTTCCCACAAATGAGACCGGAGAAAAAAGCCGTGGAACTTACCGAAGAAGAAAAAATTATCATGGATATTCTTAAGCCCGTTGGAGAGATTCCTTTGTCCGAACTTAAACAGCAAGCTGGCCTTAGTGGCAAAAAATGGGATAAAAGCACCAAGAATTTAGCAAAATTGGGCTTATTCGAGGTAGAAAAAACAGAAACCGCGCTTTTAGCAAAATTAAAAGGATAA